The following DNA comes from Holophagaceae bacterium.
AGCAGCATCTCCACGGTCCAGCGGCCGATGCCGCGCACATCGGTCATGCGGGCGATGATTTCCTCGTCGTCGAGCTTGCGGAGGCCCGCCCAGCCCGGCACCAGGCCCATCAATGTCTTCTCCGAAAGGTCCCGCATCGCGGCGGCCTTCGCTGCGCTCAATCCGGCGCTTCGAAGCAATTCGATGTCGGCGGCCAGCACATCTTCGGGGCGCAAATGCCTCGACTCGAACAACCCCTTGAAACGCCCCCAGATGGTGGCGGCGACCTTGCCGTTGAGCTGCTGGTAGACGATGGATTCGGCCAACGCCTCGAAGGGGCTGTGGTTGGGCCGCAGCGCCAGCTTGAAATCGCCGACTTTCTGGATGACGCGCTTGAGATCCTTATCCTTGCGCAGCAGTTTCAGCGCCGATGCAGGATCGAATTCCAATTGAAAGCGGGCCGCCATCAGTTGGATTCGGCGCTGATGGCGACGGTCCATAGGCCCGTGGGATCGGGGTGCATCAGCCATCCCGAATTCACCGGGCGCTCGACCCACGCGCCTTGTTCCAGTTCCTGGTCGAGCTGCATCGGCCCCCATCCTGCATAGCCCAGGAACAACCGGAAGCGGCTGTCGGGGTCCGTCATCAATTCCTCCAGCAGATCCTTCCGATGGCTCACGAAATGGGTGAAATCGAGCACCGTGTCCTCGGGGCCCGGCAGCCCGCCTTCCACCAGCAGGATGCCCCGCTGGGGGTCCACGGGGCCGCCGCGCCAGGCGGTGGCCTCCTCTGGACCCGCGAAGTCGAGGCCGCTCTCTTCGCAGATCTGCGCAAGCGCGAGCGGCAAGGGGCGGTTCAGGATGATTCCCAAGGCCCCCTCGTCGTCGTGCTCCACCAGCAGCAGCACCGAGTGCATGAAATTGGGGTCCATGAGCAGAGGGCTCGCCACCAGGAGACAGGGGGCATTTAGCGTCATGGGCCTAGGATAGCGTGCTTGCTCCATTTTCCGGCGGGATGTCCTCATCCAGGAAATAGCCCGGGTCCTCGATCTCCACCAGCTCGCCGAGGCCCAGCCTGCGGAGCGTTTCCTCATTGAAATCCGCTTCCTGCCAGCGCGGGTCCGACTTCCCGTTGAAGAAATGCTGCGAGGCCTCGCCCGCTTGGTAGCTCCCGGCGCTCAACCAGAGATGGACCCAGCCGATGTGGTTGATGCGCGCCCAGATCTTCATGGTTGATCCTTAACGGGAAGGCAGCCCCGGCACCCGCCACATGGCCAGTTCATCGCCCAATCCAGGAACCGGCAGCAGCCCATTCTCGATGGCCCCGTCGTCGCTTTCGGGTTCGCAGAAATAGACGGCGATGGCCCCCAGGGGCTGGTCGGTCCGGACCAGCCCGGCGCCCGGAAAGGCGGCGCGGGGGCCCGTCTTCCAGGAAACAGACAGTTCCCCCACCCGGGCCGCTTCCAGGATGGCCCGGCCCCCTTCGGAGCCCAGATCCTCCACCACCGGAACCTCCACGTCGAAGCTGCCGGCCGCCGCTTCCACCGAGAGTCCGTGCTGGCGCAGGTGCGCCGCCAGGGGCGCGGCCACAAGGTAGGCGGCGGGCCGCTCCACGACCTTGGTCCCCACGAACCGGCCGATGTGCGGAATGGCCACGGACGCCGGCGCTCCATCCAGCGTGCGCGGAATCCGGGTGAGGATCTCAATGGGCTGGTCGAAGCGCTCGAGGCCGTAGCGCACCGCCACGCGGTCCCTCGGGATGCGGCAGGCCGACACGGTCCGCAGCACATCATCGCCATGGGCGGCCACGAAGCGCAAAGTTTCGAGCATGAACGCGTAGGCGGTGCGCACGCGCTCCGCGAAGGTGATGTAGGAATAGCACTCCAACAATAGGTCCATGCGGCTGGTGAGCCCGCGGTAATTGCTGCCGAAGCGTGGGTGATGGGGATAGGTCATCCAGCCTTCCCGAACGGCGCTGCCTGGATCCGCCTCGCCATCCGTGTCCAGGACCCGTTCGTCCTCCACGAAATTGCCGTACCACCCCGCGTCCAGCCCGTGGTTCGCCTTCAAGGCGGCGGTGACGGGACCCAGAAGCTGCTCCCGCATGTAGAGGATCGGTTCCGCGCGGCCGCTCTCGATGGTGTGGGGGATGTCGTAGGTCATGGAAAAGCGGTGGACCGATCCGTTCGTGGCATGGTTGTCGATGGTCAGGTCCGGCTCCCAGGCCTGGCAGACCCGGGTCTGCAGCAGGCGCATTTCGATCGATTCCTGGCGCATGTAGTCCCGGTTCAGGTTGATCCTGCCGGCATTCACGCGGGTGCCCACGCCGCTTTCCGGGCCGAGCTGCCCGTTCAGTTTCGGAAGGTTCAGCTTGCGGTTCCCGGGATCGATGGCGTCGTTGCCGTCGGGATTGAAGAGCGGCGCGATGACCAGGGTGAGCCTGGCCAGGATGTCCCCTCCGTCCAGGCGGCCCTTGTCCGCCAGCAGGTCCCGCGCCAGCATCAGGCAGGCCTCCTTGCCTTCCACTTCGCCTGCGTGGATGCCGCTGATGACCAGCACCACCGGGAGGCCCAGGGCCTTGGCCTGGGCGGGAGTCTTCACGCCTCGGGATGACAGCACGAGCAGGGGAAGGTCCCGGCCTCCGGGGCTGGCGCCGAATGAACTCACGGACAGGCGCGCATCGCCTAGGGCATCGAGCGCGGCGATGAAGGCCATCACGTCCGCATGGCGGGATGTCTCTTCGTAGGAGGTGGCTTCAGCGCGGGTCTGGAGGGACATGGGAACCTCGTCTGTATTCGTCCGGATCACTTCTTGAAATAGGCCCGGATGCCCTTGACCACCGCCTCGGCATAGCGCTGGCGGAACTCCGCGTCGCGCAGGTTGGCGGCATCATCTTCGTTCGTGAGATTGGCCACTTCCACCAGGACCTTGGTGCGGGCCGCGCTGTAGCGGATGACGGCGGGGATGAAATTCCTACCGTCGCGGTGGATCACATTCCGGATGGCGCGGTTCGGGTGGACGAGGATCCTGGATTGCCTGAGCGCCCTTACCAGCGCTTCGCCGAAGAGGCGCGACCGGGCCTCGCCCTGCAGTTTCTCTCGGGAGCTGAAGGACGCGCGGCTGCCCTTCTTCATCTCGCGGACGCCGGCGCCCCGGTTGGGGCCCAGCGAGAAATTCGAAGGCACGAAGCTGGCGCCAGGCACATAGACCATGGTGCCGCGCGCCGAGGGATGCAGGCTGTCGGCGTGGAAGCTGATGAAGAGGGTCTTCTGGGCGTCGCCCTTGCGCAAAAAAGTGGTGAAAAGGTCGTTGGCCAGCACCCACCGCAGATGGACGCTCACGGCGCTGGGGCTGTCGCCGTCGATGGCGAAGGGGGGCGTGGTGAGGACCTGCGCGATCCTGCTGGGGACTGGAATGTCGTCGCGCAGCTTGAATCCGATCCCCGGGTAGCGGATGGTGCTGCTGACCTGCGCATCGGTGGCTTCCTCCAGGATCTGCTTCACGCGGCAGCAGATGTCGTAGACGAAATCCGATTCCCAGATGCCGTTGGCCGAGGCCCCGCGGTCGATCCCGCCGTGCCCCGCATCCAGCACCACCCGCAGGCCCCCCAGCTTCGGCCCCGCATCGACGCGCCGGGTCTGCCGGACCTCCTCGCGCATCTCCTGGTCGGCTTTCAGGGCCACGGTCCCTTCGGGCTGGAAGGGGGCCGACAGGGCTTTCGCGGGAATCTTGATGAGGGTGCCCGGCTGGATGCTGCGGACGTCGCCGATGCCGCTCCGCCGGGCGATCTCATCGGCGAAGGCATTCACCTCCTTGGCATCCACCCGATCCGTGTAGCGGATCACCACCGAGGAATAGAGGGCCTCGCCCTTGCGCAGGCGGTAGGCCGCGTATTTTCCTTCCCTGTCCTCGTCGAAGTCCAGCAGGGCGCGGTAGGCGGCGATCTTGCCATCGTCGTCCAATTCGTCTTCCGGCTGGCTGTGGACCGGAGGCGTGCCGCTGCCGCCCAATTCCGGCGACAGGAGTTTCTGGGGAATGCGCCAGAGGTCGCCCGCATTGAGCTTCTCCGGGTTGCCGGGATTGGCTTTTTCGAGCTTGTCGTAATTCTGGCCGTGCCCCATGAAGAGCGAAGCCATGAGCCAGACGGACTCCAGCTCCGGCCAGCGAACTTTATGGATCACTTCCTCGCGTTTCCACTGGTCCTCCGGGAACAGCGACTCCAGGACCCAGCGCTTGCCTTCGGCGCTCAGGTCCTCGAAAACCGCCCAGCCGCCGGATGCTCTGCGGAGCAGAAAAGTCCGGGGCAGCGGCTTCGCCTCGATCAGGAGCCCTTTGCGGAACTGGAGGCGGAGCACGGCCCGGCCGCCGCCGGGCACCGGGGCCCGGACCTCCACGGGCGCGGGATCCGCGGCGAGAAGGCACACCGTGGGCGCGAGGAGGAGCAGGGTCTTCAGGACTCCCACGGCGTTTCGTCTTGATCGGAAAAGGCTTCGCCGGAAAGCCCGCTGCGGACCCAGGATTTCAGCAGCTCCTGCATCGCGGCCGGATTCCCGGTCCTTTGCGGCAGGAATCGCTTGAAGCGCCGCTCCAGATGGCCGGCCCCTTCCTCGAGCAGGAACAGCCGGTCGGTGATGCGGCCCACGGGGTCTTTCGAGGCGGTGGGCGGCAGTTTGAGGCCGCTCAGGTCCAATCCCGCGGCCTGCAGCGTGAAGATCCACTCCATGTCGCCGGCGAGGATCCGCAGCTTCGCGCGGACGGGCCGCATGCCGCGGCTGATGGCTTCGAAGGCTTCGCGGCTTTCCGCCGGATTGCCTTTGCGCAGGGAGATCTCCTTCACCTCCCCCTGTTCGGACTGGAGCGTCACCGCGTCATCCACGAAGCAGCTCGAAAGATCCCCTTCCTGCCCCGAGGCTCCGCCCTCGGTGAGGCCGCGCATCCAGAGCCATAGGAGGAATTCCTCGCCCAGGAAGCGCCCCTGCTCGATGAGCTCCAGGGGCTTGGAGGGTTTGGCGGACTTCGCTGAGGTCGGTTGGGTCATGCGTCTTCCAGGGCGAGATCCAACGGATCCAGGGCCATCAAGGTCTCCGTCGGCAATTCAGGCGCGATGCGGCCTGCGAGGAGCAGCGGCGCCAAGGGCTGGAGCTCGCAGCCGAAGGACTTGATGAAGAGGCTTTGCAGCGAGCCCTGGGCCCTGCTGGAACCCGCGGTGGTCCAGAGCAGGCCACCATTCAGGTCCCAAGCCAGTTCCACGATCCTGGGCGTGGGCAGCACTTTCCGCAGCAGCTCCACCTTCACCTCATCCTGGAGGGAAATGCGGGCTTCCTTGCCCACGAAGGCGAGATCCTTCTCCTGCATGAGCGTGCGCAGCCGCAAATCCACGTGGGCCTTCAGAAGCGCATTGGGCACCCGGCGCGTATCCATCCGCAGCGCGAACAGCGCGAAGCGGTCCTGCGTGACCCAGTCCGCGTCTGGGGGAAGGATCAGCGGATTGCGCCAGTCGCACCAGCCCATGCGCTCCTCCTCGACGCCATCCTCGAAGGGCCTGAACATGTCCTGCTTCAGCCCCGCGATGAGATCCTCCTCCGAGGGCACCGGACCCATCACAAGGAAGCGCCGCAGGGACAATCCACCCTGGGTGAGACTCACTATTTGCCTCCGAAGATGCGCCAACCGCCGCGCTTGGGATCTTTTGCCGGGCGGGTCCGTGGAAGGGACTCCAAGGGATTGATGACCACGGGTTTCTCGCCTTCCGCGGGCAGCGGAAATCCTGGATCATCCAGGGCGAGCAGCAGGGCGGTGACGTTGTCCCGGGCGCCGTGGAAAAGGACTTCCTCGAGCATCAGCTCGAGGGTGCGCCGCGTGGAGTAGCCATAGGCGAGATTGGCCTGGATCCGCGCATCGGTGATCTCGCCGTGCAATCCGTCGCTGCAGAGCAGCAGCCGGTCCCCGCGCCGCAGGGGCACTTTGCCCAGGACCGCCACGATGGGCTGCGGCGCGCCGATGGCCTGGGTGATCATGTTGCGCTGGGGATGGGTGCGGGCCTGCTCCCGGGTCAAGGTCCCGCTGTTCACCATCTCGTTCACCAACGTCTGGTCCACGGTGAGCTGCAGCAGTTCCCCCCGCCTGAAAAGATAGGCGCGGGAATCGCCCACCTGGCAGATGTAGGCGAAGCCGTTCCAGAGGACCGCGGCAGTGAGCGTGGAACCCATGCCGCGCGACGAGCGGTCATTGTCTGAATAGCGGAGCACCGATTCGCTGGCGCCCTCGGCCGCTACCTTCAGCGTTTCCAGCAGGCCTTCCTCGGTGGCATCCTCGGCGGGAAAGCGCCCCCAATGCCCGAAAATGTGCAGCGCCGCGGCGGCCAGCCCCTCGCGGCTGGCGACCTCGCCCGCGGCCGCGCCCCCCATCCCGTCCGCCACCGCCGCCAGGAGGCCGCTCCTGCAGACTTTTTGCATGCGCAAAGGCCCATTGACGATGGGCTCCTCGCCATCCAGCGCATTCACGAGATAGGCATCCTCGTTGTTCTTGCGAACTTTTCCGAGATGCGTGATGGCGGCGTAGTCAATGAGCATGCAGGGGTGCGCTTAGAATCAGGGTTGGACTCGGTGTGATTAACTATAGCCTCACGAGGCTTCGATGTCCGGCCATGTTCCATTCTTCGACCTGTTGCTTGGGAGTCCGGCCTCCCCTGGCTTCGCCACGGCCGCGGCCGCTGGGCCCATGGGCATCCCCCGCGCGCCAGGCTGGGAACGCGGTTGATGGAGCGGTTGGCCATCATCGGTCCAGGCACCCTGGGACTCTCCCTCGCGCGGTGGGGCGCGGAGTGCGGGCTCCAGGTGGCCCTCGCTGGACGGAACCGGGACCATGTGGACAGCCGGCTGGGGGAAGCCGACCTCCGCTGGGAGATCGCCGTGCGAAAAGGCCGCATCACCGCCGGTCAATGGCAGGAGGCCCGCGGGCGGCTGCGTGGGTGCGGCACCTGGGAAGCCGCAGTGGAAGGCGCTCGCTGGGTCCTGGAGGCCCTGCCTGAGTCCCTGGATGAAAAGGCGCAGGCCTGGTCGCGTCTGGATTCCTTCCTTCCCGGGGTGGTCTCCCGGCTCACCGGCACGTCCAGCATTTCATCCGCCTCCATCCAGGCGGCTTCGGGCATGGGTTCTCCTCTATTGGCCTTTCATTGCTTCGTGCCGCTGGAACGGATGGGCATCGTGGAGTTGGCAGGCGGAGAAAGGGTTCCCAGGATAGCCCTGGAAGGGGCTCTGGCGCTCGCGGCGCGCCTGGGAAAGCGTGTGGCGATGGTCCAGGACCAGACAGGCTTCGCAGCCGCTAGAATGGCCCTTGCCCAAGGGTTGGAAGCCATGCGGCTGCTAGAATCCGGCATGGCGAGCGCCGAGGATCTGGATGCCCTGCTCACCCAAGGGTACGGCCATCCGGTCGGGCCCCTGGAATTGTCGGATCGGATAGGACTGGATCTGCGGTTGACGATTGCCAAGCAGATCTTTGCTTCCACCGGTGATCCGCGCTTTGATCCTCCGGGAATCCTCCGGCAATTGGTGGACCAGGGAAGATTGGGTTTGAAGACCGGCGCGGGATTCTTTGAATGGGATGAAAAGGGGAAACGCAGATGATTCCCTGGATCCTGACGGCTTTTGCCCTCCTCGTGGGGCTATGGTTGGCCTACAAAATCGGCAAGATTGTGCTTCGAATCGCCGCGGGGCTGGCTTTCCTGGCATTCATCGCCGCGCTGATCTGGTACATTTTTCTAAGATGACTTATTAAGTTCCAATCTTTGAAGGAGCAACGATGGCAGCCATTTCTTGCACCCATTGCGGCGCGGATCTCACCGCCCCCCAAAGCGTCCGCATCGCGGAGTACCATTTCGGCCGCCTGGAGAAAGTGGATCAGGAACCGCTGGCTGGACCTGGATTCAAGTACCATTTCGAGCAGCCGGACACCTTCACCATCCTGTGCAATTCGTGCAAGCGCCTCGTCAGGACCCTGCCCATCCGCCGGTAATGTTTTCCTGCAACAACCAAAAGGGCCCCGTTCGGGGCCCTTTTGGTTGAGTGGATCCAATCAGTTCTTGATGATTCTAGGTGTGATGAAGATCAGCAGCTCCGCATTGCTTTCGGAGGTGGTCTTGTTCCTGAACAGCCACCCGAGGAGGGGGAGCTTGGAGAGGAAAGGGACGCCTGCGCTGCCGTTGCTGGTGCTGTTGGTGTAGACGCCGCCGAGGATCGCGGTCCCGCCATCCCTGACCAGCACGGTCGTATTGATGGATTTGCGCAGGATGGTGGGCGACCCCTGGACCGTGCGGCTGAAATCGGCCTCGGATTTCTCGATCTTGAGATCCATGAGGATGGTGCCGTCATTGGTGATCTGAGGCGTCACGTCCAGTTCCAGGTTCGCATCGACGAAGGCCACGGTGATGGCGCCGCCGGCTGCTCCGCCTTGCTGGCTGGGATACGGGATTTTCTGGCCCGCCAGGATCTTGGCCGCCTTGTTGTTCTGGGTGACCAGTTTCGGCTGGGAGACGATCTTGACTTTGCCTTCCTTCTCGAGGGCCTGGAGGATGAAGTTGATGCTGATCCGGTTGCTCAGGAAGGAAACCCAGTACTCCGCAGCGGCGCCCGGGATGCTGGTGATGCCGTCCTTGCCTGGCGCGAAGCCCAGCGTGACGTCATTCTGGCCGGCCCCGGGCCGGTTGTTGATGGAGTTCCAGGAAGGGCCGTTGCTGGTGACCCAAGGAGCCGCGGCCCCGCCGATGGTGAGATCAGCGCCGCCGCCATTGGTGGTGGGCCATTTCACGCCGAAGGCTTTGTCGAAGTTGCCGCTCGCCTCGACGACGCGCGCCGAGATTTCCACCTGCTGGATCTGGACATCCAGCTGAGCGATCAGGTCATCGACCAGCGGAAGATTGCGGGGCAGATCCGTGATGATCAGGGTGTTGGTCCGCTCATCGCTGATGATATTGCCGCGCTTGGTCACGACCTTTTCGAGAATGGCTTTGACGTCTCCCACCTTTGCGTAGGAAAGCGGACGCGTGACGCTCTGGAGGTCGCCCGCGAGGGCTTTCGCCTCGTCGAGGGCCTTGCGGTCGTTCTCCTCCTTCTGGAGTTTGTCCACCCTGGCGACGCGCAGCACGCCATGGTTGATTTCCTTGCCGAGGCCCGCATTCTTCAAAATCATGTCAAGGACGAGGTCCGCCGGGGTATCCGTGAATTTGAAGTTGTAGGTGCCCTGGACATCCTGGTCCATGATCAGGTTCAAGTGCATGCTGTCGGCGATGATGCGGAGGAATGTGCCCAGGTCGGCGCTAGGAATATCGATGGTGATGGGGGCGCCCACGTATCTGGCTTCCTGTTCGCCCAGCGTCCGGCCCGCCTGCTGGCCGTAATTGGAATTCCCAAGATTCCCCTTGCCAGGTGCCTTGGATTCCTGGGGCTGAGGCCCCAATGAGGAAGGCATCAGTGCCGAAGCCGTGATGACCGGAAGGAGGCGATAGGGAGCGCCCACCGAAGGCACCGGAGCCGTGGGTTGCACTGCCAGTGCGGCAGGCGCCTTCACGGGTTCGATGAGGACGTTGGATTGGGCTTCCTTGGGGGCTTCGGCTGGAGCCGCCACAGCAGGCTCAGGGGAAACTGCCGGTGGGGGCGGGGGTGTTGGCGGAGCCGCAACCTCGGCAACCGGTGTCGCAGGACTTCCCGCAACAGGTTCCACAGGGCTGGCGATGATTTCCGTTGGAACCGGAACCACAGGCGTAGGCCTGATTGATTCCGCGACCGTCATTTGTTCGGCCGGCACCTGGACGGCCGGGGCGGCTGGCGCAAGCGCGGGGGAGGATACCGCAAACCTGGCCTGGACCGCGCCACTGCCAGGCAGAAGCACCAGATCGATGCCATCGGCCTGCTTGGAGACAGTGACTTGCGTGCCGGGAACAACCTCCAGCACGAGCCTGGTCACCGGCTCCGGGGAAACGGCGAACTGGGCGACCCTGTATTTCAGGATCAATGGATGCGCAAGGGCGGCCAAATCCTTTTTGGAGAGCTGATTGCCACGGTTCACGCCGGGCAGGTCCACCACAACCCTGTAAGGGGAGGACAGCACCTGGAGGCGCGGAGCAGCCGTGAAACCTGGGATTTCGATTTGAAGCCGTGCACCGGAGCTATCCACTGGCATGAGGAATGCCTTTTGGAGGGTCACCGACCGCGGGGCTGCTTCAGTCTCTGGGGGAGCCGCCGTGAGGGAACCGTTTGGCACCCCCGCCAGCACCACGCCCCCCGCAACCAGCAAGGAACACAGGCGAGCATTCATCGTTTACCCTCCTCGCGTTTAAAAGTCTTAGTGATCGTCTTGTATTGAGTCTTGACGGTTGAATTTGGATCCCACTGGTGGAAAGTGACCGCCTTGTCATCCACGCTCACAATCTCGCCATCCCTGAATTTGTATCCCGATGGGAGGAAACGGACATTTCCCCGACTATCTGTAACAACAGCAAAAAACTTGCCTTCCCTTTTAATGATGCCTTTCACCGCGATGTCATCGACCATGTCGCCGCGTTTAGCTGGCTCGGCATCGGACGGCGCGGAGAAGGGATCACGGTTGATCGTCGGACGATAGGGGATTGCTTTCCGCGCAATGAGATCTTCAGGGGTAGGCTGGCTCTCCGCATTGCCGCCTGTTTCCGCGGGGTTCGCGGCTGGCGCCGTCTCGCCTGGTTTCGCGCTCGATTTCTGGGCCTGTCCCCATAGGCCAAGAACGAGGGTCGAAGCCAGTAAATGAAGCGCGAGGTGGTTGATTCTTGGCCGGTTCATGGTTGGATGCTCCGTCACTTCTTCTTGGTCTCTGCGCCGATATCCGCAGGGGCCTGGGCAGGGTTATAGACGAAGGCACTGATCCGGCAGGTGGCGGTTGCCGGGAACACGGATTTTGCATCGGCTCTCTTGAACTGGATATTGGTCATATTGATGATCTTTTCATAACCGGAGATCAAGGAGGCGAATTGTCCGAAGGAATGGTATCCAACCCGGAAATCGAACTTCACAGGATATTCGGTGTAGTAGGTGGTTTTGATCGGGGGTTCCAGGGAGAAAGAACTCTGGTCGATACCGGCGTTGTCCGCAAGCTTCTTCATGCGGATGGGCATCTCCCCGCGATCCTGCTCCGAAGGCATCACCTTGATGAGTTCGTCGAGCCGTTTTTCCGTCTTGGTGACTTCATCTTTGAGCTTTTCGTAGTTCGCTTTCAGCTGGAAGCCTTTGTCCACTTCCTTCTGGAGGCTGTCGATGCTGGCCTGGATGCTGACGAGCTCATCCCGCTTGCCGCCAAGGACAAAATAAATGACGATGCTCAATACAATGCCCGCCAAGGCACCCAGGAGGATCTGATTTCGGAGCTGGGTATTCATCGCTTACCTCAGGCCGGGTTCTGGAGATCAAAGGAGATGGAGAAGGAGATCGTGTTTCCCTGCTTGCCCGCGCCGGGGTAGTTCACGTTCTTGAACCACCGCGTGCGGCTCTGTATCCGGTTATAGAAAAGCACAACGGCTTCGAAGGTCCGGGCTTCGCCGCGGATCGTGATGTTCATGCCGTTCTGCGTGACCGCGCTGAACCATACGTCATCGGGAAGGCTGTTGGCCAATTCCTCCATGAAATGGACTGGCAGCTCCTGGTTCTTCTTGAGGTTCAGCATGACCTCTTCTTTTTTCTGGAGAACTTCCTTCTGATCCCGGAACTTCTTTTCCAGGTCGATGTATTTCTTCAGTTCTTCCACTTGCTTGGCGAGTTGATCGCGCTTCTGGTTCGATCGGTCGATCTCATTGTTGAGCCAGATGTAATAGACGCCGCCGATCGCCGAGAAAAGCAGCACGAACAGGATTCCGGCGATGGGAAGGGTGGACCTGCCGGCGCCTTCATCCTGCGCGTAGACCTGCATGGGCTCGGCTTTATCGAGTTTCTTGCCGGGGCCTTGAGAGAGCGCGTCTCCGAGGAGGTTGATCCTGATCATCGGTCCCCCACTTGGCGCAGAGCCAGGCCCACGGCCACTGCAGCCGCACATCCAATCTCCCGGGCGGCGGCCGGGTCGACGCTTCGGTCATCCAGCTCAATGAGTAAAAAGGGATTCATGCGGTCCACCGACACGCGAAGGCGGTCGCCCAGCACATCCGTGAGGCCCGTGACCTTCGCGCTGCCACCGGCCAGAAGCACACGGTCCAGCCGGTCGATCTTGAAACTGGAACGGAAGAAATCAATG
Coding sequences within:
- a CDS encoding N-acetylmuramoyl-L-alanine amidase — encoded protein: MGVLKTLLLLAPTVCLLAADPAPVEVRAPVPGGGRAVLRLQFRKGLLIEAKPLPRTFLLRRASGGWAVFEDLSAEGKRWVLESLFPEDQWKREEVIHKVRWPELESVWLMASLFMGHGQNYDKLEKANPGNPEKLNAGDLWRIPQKLLSPELGGSGTPPVHSQPEDELDDDGKIAAYRALLDFDEDREGKYAAYRLRKGEALYSSVVIRYTDRVDAKEVNAFADEIARRSGIGDVRSIQPGTLIKIPAKALSAPFQPEGTVALKADQEMREEVRQTRRVDAGPKLGGLRVVLDAGHGGIDRGASANGIWESDFVYDICCRVKQILEEATDAQVSSTIRYPGIGFKLRDDIPVPSRIAQVLTTPPFAIDGDSPSAVSVHLRWVLANDLFTTFLRKGDAQKTLFISFHADSLHPSARGTMVYVPGASFVPSNFSLGPNRGAGVREMKKGSRASFSSREKLQGEARSRLFGEALVRALRQSRILVHPNRAIRNVIHRDGRNFIPAVIRYSAARTKVLVEVANLTNEDDAANLRDAEFRQRYAEAVVKGIRAYFKK
- a CDS encoding DNA-3-methyladenine glycosylase 2 family protein, which translates into the protein MAARFQLEFDPASALKLLRKDKDLKRVIQKVGDFKLALRPNHSPFEALAESIVYQQLNGKVAATIWGRFKGLFESRHLRPEDVLAADIELLRSAGLSAAKAAAMRDLSEKTLMGLVPGWAGLRKLDDEEIIARMTDVRGIGRWTVEMLLIFRLGRPDIWPVDDFAVRAAYGDVFGIEKVNLKEMRQRAEQWRPYRSVVAWYLWRWYKP
- the pilQ gene encoding type IV pilus secretin PilQ, whose translation is MNARLCSLLVAGGVVLAGVPNGSLTAAPPETEAAPRSVTLQKAFLMPVDSSGARLQIEIPGFTAAPRLQVLSSPYRVVVDLPGVNRGNQLSKKDLAALAHPLILKYRVAQFAVSPEPVTRLVLEVVPGTQVTVSKQADGIDLVLLPGSGAVQARFAVSSPALAPAAPAVQVPAEQMTVAESIRPTPVVPVPTEIIASPVEPVAGSPATPVAEVAAPPTPPPPPAVSPEPAVAAPAEAPKEAQSNVLIEPVKAPAALAVQPTAPVPSVGAPYRLLPVITASALMPSSLGPQPQESKAPGKGNLGNSNYGQQAGRTLGEQEARYVGAPITIDIPSADLGTFLRIIADSMHLNLIMDQDVQGTYNFKFTDTPADLVLDMILKNAGLGKEINHGVLRVARVDKLQKEENDRKALDEAKALAGDLQSVTRPLSYAKVGDVKAILEKVVTKRGNIISDERTNTLIITDLPRNLPLVDDLIAQLDVQIQQVEISARVVEASGNFDKAFGVKWPTTNGGGADLTIGGAAAPWVTSNGPSWNSINNRPGAGQNDVTLGFAPGKDGITSIPGAAAEYWVSFLSNRISINFILQALEKEGKVKIVSQPKLVTQNNKAAKILAGQKIPYPSQQGGAAGGAITVAFVDANLELDVTPQITNDGTILMDLKIEKSEADFSRTVQGSPTILRKSINTTVLVRDGGTAILGGVYTNSTSNGSAGVPFLSKLPLLGWLFRNKTTSESNAELLIFITPRIIKN
- the pilO gene encoding type 4a pilus biogenesis protein PilO, whose amino-acid sequence is MNTQLRNQILLGALAGIVLSIVIYFVLGGKRDELVSIQASIDSLQKEVDKGFQLKANYEKLKDEVTKTEKRLDELIKVMPSEQDRGEMPIRMKKLADNAGIDQSSFSLEPPIKTTYYTEYPVKFDFRVGYHSFGQFASLISGYEKIINMTNIQFKRADAKSVFPATATCRISAFVYNPAQAPADIGAETKKK
- the rdgC gene encoding recombination-associated protein RdgC, which codes for MSLTQGGLSLRRFLVMGPVPSEEDLIAGLKQDMFRPFEDGVEEERMGWCDWRNPLILPPDADWVTQDRFALFALRMDTRRVPNALLKAHVDLRLRTLMQEKDLAFVGKEARISLQDEVKVELLRKVLPTPRIVELAWDLNGGLLWTTAGSSRAQGSLQSLFIKSFGCELQPLAPLLLAGRIAPELPTETLMALDPLDLALEDA
- a CDS encoding serine/threonine-protein phosphatase, with amino-acid sequence MLIDYAAITHLGKVRKNNEDAYLVNALDGEEPIVNGPLRMQKVCRSGLLAAVADGMGGAAAGEVASREGLAAAALHIFGHWGRFPAEDATEEGLLETLKVAAEGASESVLRYSDNDRSSRGMGSTLTAAVLWNGFAYICQVGDSRAYLFRRGELLQLTVDQTLVNEMVNSGTLTREQARTHPQRNMITQAIGAPQPIVAVLGKVPLRRGDRLLLCSDGLHGEITDARIQANLAYGYSTRRTLELMLEEVLFHGARDNVTALLLALDDPGFPLPAEGEKPVVINPLESLPRTRPAKDPKRGGWRIFGGK
- a CDS encoding M14 family metallopeptidase — its product is MAFIAALDALGDARLSVSSFGASPGGRDLPLLVLSSRGVKTPAQAKALGLPVVLVISGIHAGEVEGKEACLMLARDLLADKGRLDGGDILARLTLVIAPLFNPDGNDAIDPGNRKLNLPKLNGQLGPESGVGTRVNAGRINLNRDYMRQESIEMRLLQTRVCQAWEPDLTIDNHATNGSVHRFSMTYDIPHTIESGRAEPILYMREQLLGPVTAALKANHGLDAGWYGNFVEDERVLDTDGEADPGSAVREGWMTYPHHPRFGSNYRGLTSRMDLLLECYSYITFAERVRTAYAFMLETLRFVAAHGDDVLRTVSACRIPRDRVAVRYGLERFDQPIEILTRIPRTLDGAPASVAIPHIGRFVGTKVVERPAAYLVAAPLAAHLRQHGLSVEAAAGSFDVEVPVVEDLGSEGGRAILEAARVGELSVSWKTGPRAAFPGAGLVRTDQPLGAIAVYFCEPESDDGAIENGLLPVPGLGDELAMWRVPGLPSR
- a CDS encoding 3-hydroxybutyryl-CoA dehydrogenase (converts (S)-3-hydroxybutanoyl-CoA to 3-acetoacetyl-CoA), whose amino-acid sequence is MERLAIIGPGTLGLSLARWGAECGLQVALAGRNRDHVDSRLGEADLRWEIAVRKGRITAGQWQEARGRLRGCGTWEAAVEGARWVLEALPESLDEKAQAWSRLDSFLPGVVSRLTGTSSISSASIQAASGMGSPLLAFHCFVPLERMGIVELAGGERVPRIALEGALALAARLGKRVAMVQDQTGFAAARMALAQGLEAMRLLESGMASAEDLDALLTQGYGHPVGPLELSDRIGLDLRLTIAKQIFASTGDPRFDPPGILRQLVDQGRLGLKTGAGFFEWDEKGKRR
- a CDS encoding YqgE/AlgH family protein, yielding MDPNFMHSVLLLVEHDDEGALGIILNRPLPLALAQICEESGLDFAGPEEATAWRGGPVDPQRGILLVEGGLPGPEDTVLDFTHFVSHRKDLLEELMTDPDSRFRLFLGYAGWGPMQLDQELEQGAWVERPVNSGWLMHPDPTGLWTVAISAESN